The proteins below come from a single Aegilops tauschii subsp. strangulata cultivar AL8/78 chromosome 6, Aet v6.0, whole genome shotgun sequence genomic window:
- the LOC109778105 gene encoding probable galacturonosyltransferase 9 yields the protein MAGGRSRAPRRAAFAALVTLLFLACVFFFLSATTITSAVPNSPASRLAAVRRHAEDHAAVLAAYAAHARRLSSDSASQTESFLSTSSRLSALSSRLSVSTVALLEKEARGHVKRARALAAGAKEAFDTQSKILKLSDTVFAVGQQLLRARRDGQLNSRIAAVSTPKSLHCLAMRLMESLLANASAAPDVDPAVPPPELTDPSLYHYAIFSDNILAVSVVVASAARAASEPSRHVFHVVTAPMYLPSFRVWFARRPPPLGSHVQLLAASDFPFLNASYSPVLRQIEAGNRDVALRELDYLRFYLPEMFPALERVVLLEDDVVVQRDLAELWRVDLGGRVNGALDTCFGGFRRYGKYLNFSEPAVRERFSPSACAWSYGVNVFDLQAWRRDQCTEHFHQLMDMNENGTLWDAASVLPAGLMTFYGNTRPLDRSWHVMGLGYNPHVRPEDIRGAAVIHFNGNLKPWLDVAFNQYKHLWTKYVDTEMEFLTLCNFGL from the exons ATGGCTGGCGGCCGATCGCGCGCGCCGCGCCGCGCGGCGTTCGCGGCGCTGGTCACGCTCCTCTTTCTCGCCtgcgtcttcttcttcttgtccgcgACCACCATCACCTCGGCGGTCCCCAACTCCCCAGCCTCGCGCCTGGCCGCCGTACGCCGGCACGCGGAGGACCACGCGGCCGTGCTCGCGGCGTACGCGGCCCACGCGCGCCGCCTCAGCTCCGACTCCGCGTCCCAGACGGAGTCCTTCCTGTCCACCTCCTCGCGCCTCTCCGCGCTCTCCTCCCGCCTCTCCGTCTCCACCGTGGCGCTGCTGGAGAAGGAGGCCCGCGGGCACGTCAAGCGCGCGCGCGCCCTCGCCGCGGGCGCCAAGGAGGCGTTCGACACGCAGTCCAAGATCCTGAAGCTCTCCGACACCGTCTTCGCCGTCGGGCAGCAGCTCCTCCGCGCCCGCCGCGACGGCCAGCTCAACTCGCGCATCGCCGCGGTCTCCACGCCCAAGTCACTCCACTGCCTCGCCATGCGGCTCATGGAGTCCCTCCTCGCCAACGCGtccgccgcccccgacgtcgacCCCGCCGTCCCGCCACCGGAGCTCACCGACCCGTCGCTCTACCACTACGCCATCTTCTCCGACAACATCCTCGCGGTCTCCGTCGtggtggcctccgccgcgcgcgcCGCGTCCGAGCCCTCGCGCCACGTCTTCCACGTGGTCACCGCGCCCATGTACCTCCCGTCCTTCCGCGTCTGGTTCGcgcgcaggccgccgccgctGGGCTCGCACGTGCAGCTCCTCGCCGCCTCCGACTTCCCCTTCCTCAACGCCTCCTACTCGCCCGTGCTGAGGCAGATCGAGGCCGGGAACAGGGACGTGGCGCTGCGCGAGCTCGACTATCTGCGGTTCTACCTCCCCGAGATGTTCCCGGCGCTGGAGAGGGTGGTCCTCCTGGAGGACGACGTGGTGGTGCAGAGGGACCTGGCCGAGCTGTGGCGCGTCGACCTGGGCGGCCGGGTGAACGGCGCGCTGGACACCTGCTTCGGCGGGTTCCGGCGGTACGGCAAGTACCTCAACTTCTCGGAGCCCGCCGTGCGGGAGCGGTTCAGCCCCAGCGCCTGCGCCTGGTCCTACGGCGTCAACGTGTTCGACCTCCAGGCGTGGCGCCGCGACCAGTGCACCGAGCACTTCCACCAGCTGATGGACATG AACGAGAACGGGACGTTGTGGGACGCGGCCTCCGTGCTGCCGGCGGGGCTGATGACGTTCTACGGCAACACGAGGCCGCTGGACAGGTCGTGGCACGTCATGGGCCTCGGCTACAACCCGCACGTCAGGCCCGAGGACATCCGGGGAGCCGCGGTGATACACTTCAACGGGAACTTGAAGCCATGGCTCGACGTCGCCTTCAACCAGTACAAGCATCTCTGGACAAAGTACGTCGACACCGAGATGGAGTTCCTCACGCTTTGCAACTTCGGGCTCTGA